The genomic segment CTCAGAGGAGTTCCGCAACTCACGCTTCGTAACCTACAAGGTAAAGGATGCGATTGTTGACTGGTTCCGCGAGAAGCAGGGTACACGTCCAAATATCAGCGTATCTAACCCGGATATCCGCCTCAACATCCACATTGCAGAAGACAATGCCACCTTGAGTCTCGATTCGAGTGGTGAGAGTCTGCACCGCCGTGGCTACCGTCAGGAGCAGGTAGAGGCTCCTCTGAACGAGGTTCTCGCTGCAGGTATGATTCTGATGACAGGCTGGAAGGGCGAATGCGATTTCATCGACCCGATGTGTGGTTCAGGTACCATCGCCATCGAAGCTGCCCTCATCGCCCGCAACATCTCTCCAGGTGTATTCCGCAAGGAGTTTGCCTTCGAGAAGTGGAACGATTTCGACCAGGATCTCTTCGATACGATTTATAACGACGACTCTCAGGAGCGTGAGTTCGAGCTCCACATCTACGGATATGATGTAGATATGAAGGCGGTGAACACAGCTAATCTCAACGTTCGTGCTGCCGGTCTTAGCAAGGACATCACCATCGCCCAGCAGGACTTCAAGGACTTCACCCAGCCTGCAGAGAAGAGCATCATCGTGATGAACCCTCCATACGGTGAGCGCATCTCTACCCCTAACCTCCTGAACACCTACAAGATGATAGGTGAGCGCTTCAAGAAGGCTTTTGCCGGCAACGAGGCTTGGGTATTGAGCTACCGCGAGGAGTGCTTCGAGCAGATTGGTCTGAAACCATCTATCAAGATTCCTGTATTCAACGGAAGCTTGGAGTGCGAATTCCGCAAGTATGTGATGTTCGACGGCAAGATGAAGGACTTCCGTTCTGAAGGCGGTATTGTGAAGACTGAGCGCGAGAAGAGCGAGATGGCTCAGAAGCACCGTTTCAAGAAGGAGCGTGAATTCAAGAAGCGTGTAAGCGAGGAGACTGAAAACGAGGAGGACGACATCCGTTCTTTCAAGTTCCATACTCACCGTCTGGAAGACTTCGAGAAGAAGCGTGCTGAGTTCCATAAGAGCGGCCGTTCACGTATCGGTGGCGGTCGACGCAATGATGACGACGATGACAAGCGTGGCAGCCGCAGCTTCAAGGGCGACCGCAAGGGTGGCCGTGACTTCGGTGGCAAGCGCGACGGAAAGCGTTTCGAGAAAGGCGACAAGCGTGGTGGCTTCAAGGGCGACAAACGTGGTGGCCGTGATTTCGGAGGAAAGCGCGGAGGCAAGAAGAACTTCAGCGTTGACTTCAACGACGAGGATTAAAGACATATCGACCCATACATCGTGTTTCACGACGCATGGGTGTTAAACCCGATAAAGTAAAGAATATAATGAATCTGAAGAATTCAATTTATAAATTATCTTTTGCTGCTATGATCATGATGGCTATGAATGCAACCGACTTACAGGCTCAGGGCGTGGTTCCTGCTCAGAAAGGCGAGAAAACCTTTACATTGGAAGACCTGAACTTCGGCGGCAACAACTATCGTAACATGGTGGCTAAGAACCGCTGGTGCACCTGGTGGGGCAATGAACTCGTTCGCCAGGATGTGGATGCCTGCTATCTCGTCAACAAGACGACAGGCAAGGAGACCAAACTCTTCGGCATCAATGACATCAACCAGTGGATTGCTCCTACCAAAGACATCAAGGTAAGAGCCCTCTACAATGCTCT from the Segatella copri genome contains:
- a CDS encoding THUMP domain-containing protein — translated: MEQEFELIAKTFMGLEPVLAEELTQLGANNVQIGRRMVSFTGDKEMMYRANFQLHTAIRILKPIKHFKARSAEEVYDQIQKIKWDDILDVKKTFSVDSVVYSEEFRNSRFVTYKVKDAIVDWFREKQGTRPNISVSNPDIRLNIHIAEDNATLSLDSSGESLHRRGYRQEQVEAPLNEVLAAGMILMTGWKGECDFIDPMCGSGTIAIEAALIARNISPGVFRKEFAFEKWNDFDQDLFDTIYNDDSQEREFELHIYGYDVDMKAVNTANLNVRAAGLSKDITIAQQDFKDFTQPAEKSIIVMNPPYGERISTPNLLNTYKMIGERFKKAFAGNEAWVLSYREECFEQIGLKPSIKIPVFNGSLECEFRKYVMFDGKMKDFRSEGGIVKTEREKSEMAQKHRFKKEREFKKRVSEETENEEDDIRSFKFHTHRLEDFEKKRAEFHKSGRSRIGGGRRNDDDDDKRGSRSFKGDRKGGRDFGGKRDGKRFEKGDKRGGFKGDKRGGRDFGGKRGGKKNFSVDFNDED